One Callospermophilus lateralis isolate mCalLat2 chromosome 13, mCalLat2.hap1, whole genome shotgun sequence genomic window, ACACAGTATATCTCCCCACCCCCCATGGTGCCTGGAATTGAAACTAGAGCCTCATGCAtagtaggtaagcactctaccatcaggctacatccccaacccagtAGACAATATATTCTTAATATGAAGTACAGACAATAGCTTTTCGTGTGTTTATTTGGGGATAACACTTATAGATAGGCCTTGGCATCTAAGGACCTTATTTGCATGGACACCCTCTTCCCAAAGGTCATTTCCACTCAGTTCCACTAACTGATGCCCATGTCCCTGGAGGATCAGGTAGTGTACTGAGTCAATGTCATTGTCAAAGTTAAAATTGCACCTGACTAATAAAACAGTCAGGGAAGACTTTGTTCAAGATTATTGCAATGGAGAGAGGGCCTGAACCAACTCCATTGACCCAAAGGACTGGAGAGGTTGACAGATCAGGAAGAGGAATTTCAGTCCACCTGTGGGTGCTAATTGGTCTTCATGACTCTAAAAGTAAGCACATACCCTTCCTCAGAGACAGAGAGGCAGGGGTGCTCGCTCCCTCCATgttcatgtttcagaaaaatgatTGTCAGGTCCTTCAGAATTTCCTGAGGgacggggtgtaactcagtggcacaGTGTGTACTTAGCATGCAAAAGGTTCAGCATCCCtcttcctgaaagaaaaaaaaaaaaaaagaaaaaaagaaagacatttcCTGAGTTGTGCAACTGGAAGTAGCTGCATCTATTTCAAGGCACAGAGAAAGAATTTACAATCCCAAGAATTAGAGCAAACCCTCTACGAAAAAGGAGGTAAGGGACTTAGTCAGGAAGAAACTTGTCTAACACTTAACTAAACTGCGGCCATCTTGGCTACTCTCTAAGGCAATTCTTCAAAAATTCACTGCAAAATTCATTCCTGCCATTTGAGAAGGATCTTAAACCCAGTGGTACATAAATTTGGAAATTTCATGTCTTAGTACAGGTACCTTTTCATGACTAGCCCATTGAAATCAGCATATAAGTATTTCCTTTTAATACCCTCATGAAAGGCCATTTTGATTGATCAATAAATATTCAGGAAGCATCTAGTCAATGTCACATACCATATTAATCATGACAAGGAGAAAACgtgcctccaaagagatctcacaaCACTGAAGgagctaaataaataaacatttgagatattattttctcaaaatattaaatataagacCCAGGTGTCTGGCCAACAGAAATGAAAGCATGTGCCTCCGCAAACTCTTGTACACAAATGTCTACAGCATCATAATTAATGATAGCCAAAAGATGGAAGCAAACCAATGTCCATTGACTGATGATGGATAAACAAAATCCTGCATATCCATATTATTCATTAATATTCACCAATAAGAAGGAATGAGGGACTGATGCATGGTGCATCAAGGATAAACCCTGAAAACAATCTGCCagttgaaagaagccagacacaaaatgtCACATATTGACCGATTCCATTTAGGTGAAAGGTCTAGAACAGATAAATCCAGAGACAGATCAGAAATGAGAGGCTACATAAGGCCCTGGGGTAGGGAAAATGATGAGTGACTCTTAGTGGGTCTAAGGCTTCTCTTGGGGGCCAACGGAAGTGTACTAAGATGATTTTTGTGGTGGAGTCACAactttgtgaatatactaaaaaccatTGAATTACATACTTTTAATGGGTGAATTGTATGGTGTGTGAATTAATCTTAAAAATGCTGTGTAAAAAAGATGtgtatataaacatatacatatcTATATGTTACATGATGTGAAAAAAAAGTGAGGATACTCATCTATGGGAGTCAAGGGGAAGGAGTTGGAATCAGGAAGACTTCAAGGAGGAGGTGAAAGCTCAGATGAAACTTGAAGGATAAGGGTTCCCAAAGCCCTATCAGAATGGAAGCCCAGAGCATCAAGGCCCTTCTGAGGACCCACAGACAGTTCAGGGATCCCCAGAACACAGGAGCATGTGGAGGGGCTGGAGGCAGGCAGGGTCTGGGCACTGTGAGGGGTTCATCCTTCTTGCCCGTGAAGCAGTACAGGATGACAGTGATAAGCAAGACCCTGAGGCCAGGCTCCATGGGCTCAATTCCAATTCTGGACTTACAGAAGCTGCAgggccttgggcaagtcactttacTTCTCTGTGCCTCAACATAGATTGATGCATCTGAAGTCCTTGGAATGGTGCAGAGAGGCTTTGAGCACTGTATTCATGCTTATAATGTGACACAATCACAAAACCAATGCATGATTTAAAGCAGCGACCACAGGAGGGTTTTCCAGGAACAATACCCTCCCAGTGACATGGAAGGCAGGAGAGGTTCAGTGTGAATTAGGTGAAAAGTGACTGGGTCTTAGAGAAGACTGTTGCAATTGTCCAAGAGAGACATGATGTCTGTAGAGTGCAGAAACAGCAGGAATGGGAAGGACAGAGAATATTCAAAAAGAGTTAAGAAAGAGAATCAATAGGATGTGATGACTAATGAGCTCGGAACAGTGAGGGGTTGGGAGGTGTGTATAGTGATGGTCCCTGAGTTTCTAATTGGGTAACTGGGTGGACAGATGGTCAGATCATTCACTGAGACGGATGAAACAGAATGAAGAGAAAGCTCAAAGGATGTGTCATTGGACAAAACTACTATGTGGCACCTGTCTTCTGATGTCAGATTCAGTATCCTTCTTGTCTTCCCCAGCCATCAGAATGGTGCCCTGCTTTCAGGTGATATGGTTTGTTTTACTTGGGGGCATCATGTCATGAGAAGGCTGGCTCTGCAGCACACCTGACAATGGAAAGTCAAGTACTAGAAAGttctgaaggaactgagagattaTTGAGACAAGCTCTGTTCAGATCATTACTTGGAACAGATCAGTGTAGCCTGGAGAATCTCATGTCACCAGCTTAGTTATATAAGAAATGCAAACTTTTTTTTCCAGAACTGAGCTTAATTACCTATAAATTTCCAGTCTCCATTCCTTGAATCTGTGAATTCTGGATCTCCAGCCACCTTCTCCTGGCTGACTTTGAGAACACTGCACAGGGTTTGAGATTATTCTCTGAAGCCTTTGTGCGTGGTGAACAGGGTAAATACAGTTTTCAATGGGGAGCAGAAACACTTTTGGGGAAACTAGACAGGTTTACTTAAAGCTGATTGGCCAGTGACTAGGGGATCTTGGGCAAaggaggtgctcaataaatgtggtTAAAGTGCATGTAACTGAAAATAAGGCACAGGTGGATTTAGGATGTCAAGAATGTCACAGGTGTTTCCCACACCCATTTTCTCACCTAGGAATCCCATCAAAAGCATTCTGTCTGTGGCCCTTCCCCCTCCCAGGGACATCTATTCATCTGTTAGATGAGTCCTTGCTGATGTAACCTCTCACAGGTTGCACCCACAGCCTTTCCCCACTGACTAAGTATAGTCCAGTCAGTGTCCAAGGGGAGCCCACATAGAGCCAACACGGCCACTGACCACATTTTTCTCCACTGGAAGTCaacctgtttattttatttactctgCCTTCATTATTTCTCTGGCACTAACACGTATTTCCTGACCAATGATCAAGTTCATGCAGGAGGGTAACATACAGTGTATGGAAGGGAAGCCTCCGATGGGCATGGGCTGGGTTTTGCGTCTAGTGATGGTCTCCATTGAAAAGTTTCTCCACAATGCCCAGGGAATAATTCTTCAGCAGGTAACAAAGTACTGATGAAGGTCATAATAAATGGCAATGGCAGGAACAAGCCACCATAGGGACTGGGCTCTGATGCCCCACAGAGCTCTGATTTCCTCATTGATCCCATTTCTAGGGACCAGTTCCTTCTCACATGGGCGTGGTGAgtgtggtttgtgtggttctgaaGAAGTGTGTCTAAAAGTGGTTCTTTTCAAATGCTGTACCCCTCCTTCTCTGCAGGGGAAGCTTGACCCACTCTCTTCCTCTATGTCTCCAAGGGGCTCTAGGACTCCCAAGGCTAGGGTTCCATGCTTTGCTTGGCAGCAATCACCAGCTGGGGACATAATCCCTGCTCTCGTATGCTCAGCACTTGGAGTCTAGGGTCCAAACCTTCCTGAAGCAGATGCCAGGAGTTCTTTGGAACATGCCGTTGGTCTCTGGAGTCCTGACTCTTAGGCTGAGCCTTCTCAATAGCAACTCTTTGGGATGTTGGACAAGCTACTTCAAAACTGTTCCATCCAGGGACCCTGACTACAAACTTTGCTTCTGTAGAGGTTTGCCAGGCGCCAAAAACATCTCCGGTGCTCCAGTCAAGAACAGCCAATAGAAACTGCAGCCAGGACCCCTCCCACCCTCCCCCAGTGGTCTCCTGTCCTCctgtctctctcttccttccctcttGCCTGTCCTGCCTGACCCAGTGAGGACCAGGCGGAAGTCAGCATCAGCAGCATTAGGAGCTGCAAAGAGACTGAGCTTCTACAAAGATGTCTTGGCGACAGGTCCTTCTCCTGTCCTGCCTCTCGGCCGTGGTGCTCCTGTCTAGTGAGTATATGGGAGGGTTAAGGGGGGCTGTGTTATCTACATAATGGGTAAGACTTACCTTCCACAGGTAAGTGCTCTCAGCTGGCACAGAGAGGCCattcttggtgtgtgtgtgtgtgtgtgtgtgtgtgtgagagagagagagagagagagagagagagagagagaaatatagcaaagaaagaaaaaaaacaggaaacaCTGTAGTTTGCCTCATGGGTTCCTAGGGAGACTGGCCCCATACCTGGCATGTGATGGACAGAGGACCCCACATGAGGCCTGGCAAGCCACTAAGCCTAGAAGGACTATTGAGGCCTTGCTCAGGGCCTAGGCTCCCCTCCAATGCTGGAGGCTTCCCTCTGTGATCTTGTCCTCCAGTGCTGCGGGAGGGGACCAGCGCATCAGTGGGCAGCCCTCAAGAAGCGGGAGAAGAAGCCCAGAAAGGTGAGTCTGGGACAACCCTTGGGTGCAGGGCAGGTGGAGCCCACTCCTCCAACATTCCTGCCCCTAGTGCTGGTTGTGACAGGCCTCTCTTGGGTTTCAGGTGTGAAACCGAAGATTTTCATGCAGGAATCAGATGCCTCAAATTTCCTCAAGAGGCGCAGCAAGCGGTCCCCCAAATCCCGAGATGAGGTCAATGGTAAGGATGCTGAGTGGTCTCTTACCACAACAGGGAATTAAGGGTTGCAGCAAAGCCCTTGAACATCAGGATGACTGTAGTCTGAAGTGGAAATTATACTGTTTCCTTGATGGTGGGTCACATGTTAGGGCAAATGCATTGCTAGGGTGAGGACCAAAAAGGAATGTATCTAACAATTATGAGATGCATCCCTGCTTCAGAAAGTGaaaaatttaaaggaggaaaTGTTCTCTGGTCTAGAAAGCACCTAGCACTTTAGTGGGTGTTTTGGAGTATTGGCAAGGTGTACAGTAGAGCAACAGAATCACATGCAGGAAAAGATCCCAGGGGACAGGAGTGCTGAGAAATGTGGGCTTAGAGACAGCTCTGTTGCTAAGTGGCCTCAGCCACTTCCTGTCTGTGGTCCTAATTCCCTTACTTATAAGCCTCTGAACAAACTGTGCTTAGCTAGCTGTGCTTTCTTGAAGCTTTATTTGCAGTGCAGTTGGTGAGCACGTCTCCCTAGCAGCCTGGGGCCTGGGTCCACACTGCAGGGCCCTCATGTTCTTAACCTACGGCCCTTGATCGCATTTGAGTTTCCTACCTCTAAACTTGATTCTTCTTAAACTCTGAGCTCAGGCTGTCCTGGCCAAGTTGACTGCTTGATTCTTTCCTTGTGTGTGTAGATGAATGAACTCTTTGTATCCCTGAGCATACGCAGTGAGGTGACTTTCTCAGTGAAAATAACAGGATTATTTTCAAATGATGGGGAAGATCAGAGGTGGAAATGCTTGGagatgagaattttttttaattgaataagTGTAGTCAGATTAGTGAAATCTCTAGACCTCATACAATTTGGGATTTAAATTTGGCAAAATCAAAAATCACTGAAAGGCTATGATGGATGTTGGGCCATTCTTGTCTGAAATCAGAGAAGCACCTTTCTGCAAATTTCCAGGGGAAAACAGGCAACTTTAAGACAGACAAATATATCTGTCCTCTGAAGCTGACTCAGAATCATAAGATCCGTGACTAGGCTGAGTTCCCTGACCTTAGGCAGGAGCTCAGTGCCTCAGGCAGTTGTGGGAGGCCCAGGACAGCCAGGTGAACCCCAGGACTGCATGTAAATGCATCTGAGGATACCTCATTGATTCCTATAGATGTATGGGCAGAGCTGACAGAGATCCAGAAGCCCAGGCAGTAAGGTCGCAAGTTCTACACCAGCCTGGATGAATTagcgagaccctttctcaaaataaagactaaaaggactggtgatgcagctcagtggtagaggattcctcagtaccaaaaaaaaaaaaaaaaaaaggaaagaaaagaaaatgaaaaataaatagataaataaacaaacttCTGGAGAATTTTTCCAGTGGTCCTTAAGTTGGGAACAAGGAAGGTGGTATTTTGAAGCAATTTGTATTGGAAGCCAAGGAGATGGATaagtgatttctttaagtttctgaGATCCAGGCTCAATTTACTTTAGGGTAAAAGAGAATCTGAGGGATGCATGTTCTTGGCAGAAATGCATGTAATGCGGAAGGTGATACCTAGCATAGAAACACCATCTTAACTGGGCCTGGTGACATAGCCTGCAATCCCTGCCACTCTGgaagctgaagtaggaggattacaagttccaggccagccagggcaatttagggagatcctgtttcaaaataaaataaaaagggtagggatgtagctcagtggtagagcccttgcctagcattgtgccaatccctagtacctaaaaacaaacaaacaatcaagagTTAAATTGTTCTTCTTTGTTGCTACATCTAACACCCCAATGGAGGTGCAGGACTATAATCCTAGTGCTCATGAGACTGAGGTGGAAGACTCAGTTGAGTCCAGGAGTTCGGAATCCTCATGGACAatacagtgagactctgtctcagaaaagggaggagaaggaggaggaggaggaggaggaggaggaggaggaggaggaggaggaggaggaggaggaggaggaggaggaaacgtCCAGTTTTTGGCACCTCTGAAAATGCAACTTGAGGAACCAAGGAACTAGGGGGTACTCTGGGCAAGTACTAGGAATCTGGTGTTCTAGCTCTAGCCTCAGCTCCACCCCAACAGGCTGTGTAGCTGTGTAACTTCAATGATGTCAATGCACTTCTCTGAGCCTGGATCCCTTCTTGAGAAATATGTGCTGTATGAAGATGGATTGAATCACAAACCCCTTATGCTAGACTAAGGTTTCCTTCAACTGTATAGGCAAAAAGGCAGGAATTTGGGAGAAACAGAGGACTTACCTCAGGGATTCTAAGACCAATTTACAGATATAGTGATTTTTAATCTGAgttaaatattataatttcaaCATAAATAATTCATATTTATAGAATTTACTGATCAATGTAGGCTCCTTGGATTTGAGGTGGTTTCTGATGTTACCATTGTGCATAggagtacttgtcatttcctgaatGTGGGGTGGGGCAGGGGACATGGCCTCCCTTGGTTCCTCTGCTTCCCTTGCCTCCCCCACCTGCTCTTGCACATCAGAGTTGTGGGGACAACAAGAGCGCCTCAGTCCCCCAGGAGAATGTGAGGTTTCTGAGGGGCCTGTTCTTCCTCCAGCAGACATGACTCGCAAGTCTTTGTTGATTTTTCTAGTTGAAGAATGTGCCAGAAGTCCTTGAAAGTAGAGTTCTAGATACTGTCCTCCCAATAAGTCATGTTCTCCAGAGGACCACGGCTCTCATAGAGTTTAATTTCACAGCCAAAAGCTCAGTGAAATTTGttgggtttctttttttcttggtgcTGGTAATTAAAGTCAGGGCTTGATGCACACTGGAAAGCACTCTGCAATGAGCAACACTCCCAGCCCCTGAAACTTGCTTTGAGGGCTCTCTCCTCACCTGGATGACAGGCATCTTAAGTGAAGGACAGCATCTTTCTTACTTACTTTTGTAATTCCAGCATTCAGTCTATATCCTGGTGTGACAGGTGCTCAAAAATGTTGACTAGACTTGAAGGTATTAATCAATATGACATCaactttaaattggataagtcCTTTGTGAAGtttatttgtttatctatttatttttcattttcttttcttctctttccttttttctttcctttttttttttttttatactgagg contains:
- the LOC143379622 gene encoding putative cartilage matrix-associated protein isoform X4, producing MSWRQVLLLSCLSAVVLLSSVKPKIFMQESDASNFLKRRSKRSPKSRDEVNEQEERSREAVEQWRLWHYDGLYPSYLYNHHCI
- the LOC143379622 gene encoding putative cartilage matrix-associated protein isoform X1, with protein sequence MSWRQVLLLSCLSAVVLLSMLREGTSASVGSPQEAGEEAQKGVKPKIFMQESDASNFLKRRSKRSPKSRDEVNVENRQKLQADELRREYYEEQRNEFENFVEEQKDEQEERSREAVEQWRLWHYDGLYPSYLYNHHCI
- the LOC143379622 gene encoding putative cartilage matrix-associated protein isoform X3 translates to MSWRQVLLLSCLSAVVLLSMLREGTSASVGSPQEAGEEAQKGVKPKIFMQESDASNFLKRRSKRSPKSRDEVNEQEERSREAVEQWRLWHYDGLYPSYLYNHHCI